The DNA segment AAGCCGCTGAAGTGCGAGCAACAGCAAATTTTTCTGAAAATAGAATGAGAAGGAATGCAGGCGGGGAAAAATACAGAAAAAAAAACCGCTGCGTACAGGCAGCGGTATTTGAAACACATAAGAGAGATTATCTCAGGGCCAGCTGGAAGATCATCGTCTCGGCCTGACAGGAGAAAGTGAAGTCGATATTGAGCTCGACGCCCCCTTCTACTTTCTCCATGCGGCTGGTTATCTCACACGGTTCGGATTCAACGCCGCGGGCGCGTTCAGTCAGTGCCTGCAACATCTCTTTAGCCTGTGCTTCAGTTTCGAAAACATGGCTGTAAGTCGCGGTGCAGTCGGTGTTGTCCATGATAGTGCCCACATCAACACAACAGCAGGCTGCGGTTTCTTCGGCGCCACATTTGTTGATGGAGTGCAGAGGTTGGGTGGATTTAGAGGACATGGTTACGTCAGACATAATTTTCTCCCCGGCATCAACGGCAACGTCCACCGTCTGGCCTTTTTGCGAATTTAAGATTTATTTTCCGTGGGTATTTTACGCCACCCCTTCCGCTTCGACTAGCACTTACTTTTTATGTGTGTTTAAAGTGATCTGCATCACATTTTCATGAACAACAGATTAAAATTAAGTCTCTCTTCTCACTTTAGCGTTTCTAAATTGAACTTTTATTGTTGGTTTTTTGTTAAGTGGATCCAATTTCTTGCATCAAATAAGAAATATCAATGAAACATTATTGCAACTACACCACAGGTCAGACCTATACTTCGCTCACTGGTCTGATTTGTCAGACTGATAACGGACCCTACAATCCCGCGCTCATTGTTACTTTGTGTAACATTGTTTGATAAAAAACATAAAATTGAGGTTTTGGTCATGAACCAGAAAAACCTGTTAAAAAAATCAGCTCTGGCAGCTGCAGTGGCAATTGTTTCTTCCAACGTATACGCGGCAGGTTTTCAGCTCAACGAATATACCGCTGCGGGTTTAGGTCGCTCCTTCTCTGGTGAAGGCGCGATTGCGGACACCGCGGCCTCCGGCAGCCGTAACCCGGCCACCATGACGATGTTTGATCGCCCGGCATTTTCTATCGGCGCAGTTTACGTTGACCCGGACGTAAGCGTAACCGGTAAATCCCCTGTCACCGGGGCCAGCACAGACGCGGGCAACATCGCACCGAACCAGTGGGTTCCGAACATCCACTTTATTATGCCGCTAAACGATCAGTGGGCACTCGGTGCGTCAGCCACCTCCAACTACGGCCTGGCGACAGAGTTTAACGATAATTATCCTGCGGGTCCTATCGGTGGCGAAACCGATCTGATGACCATCAATAACAACATTAGCGCGGCTTATCGTTTTAACGAACACTTCAGCTTCGGCGTGGGCTTTGATGCCGTGTATGCCAAAGCCAAAATTCGCCGCACCGCCGGTGAACTTGCACCGCTGAAAACCGGCGGCCTGATTGCTGAAGATACCGAAGCGGCGAAGCTTAAAGGCAACGAATGGGGCTACGGCTGGAACGCCGGTATCTTGTATGAAGTCGATGAAAACAACCGCTACGGTTTCACCTACCGTTCAGAAGTTAAAATTGATTTCGATGGCGAATACCGCAACGGTATCCCTCAGCAACTGGGTGGCACCGGCGGTCACACCGTTCCTGGCTCACTGACCCTGAATCTGCCGGAAATGTGGGAAGTCTCCGGTTATAACCGCGTTGCGCCGAAATGGGCTGTTCACTACAGCCTGGCCTACACCAGCTGGAGTCAGTTCCAGGAACTTAAAGCGACCGGCTCCAACGGCCAGACACTGTTCCAGAAAGACGAAGGCTATCACGATGCATACCGCATCGCGCTCGGTACAACTTATTACTACGATGAGAACTGGACCTTCCGTACCGGTGTGGCATTCGATGACAGCCCGGTTCCAGCGGATAACCGCACCATCTCTATTCCGGATCAGGACCGTTTCTGGGTTTCAGCGGGTACAACTTACGCGTTTAATAAAGATGCGTCAGTGGATGTCGGTGTTTCCTATATGCACGGGCAGACCGTTAATATCAGCGAACAAGTGGCTGCAGGCGCACCGAAATATGAGTTCCAGGCTAAAGGCACCGCCATGCTGTACGGCGCGAACTTTAACTACAGCTTCTGATAACTTTCACAGAAATGAAAAAAGCGCCGCGAGGCGCTTTTTTTTTGCTTTCATCTTTCTATATAAATAACGTTCCCGATATTACTCGGAATCGATATCTTTCAGATCGCCCTGAATCAGTGCCGCATTCGGGTTCACCTGCGGCGTCAACTGACCGCCCTTGGCCAGGAAGTCGTGACGCTGGAAATAAGCTTCACGCACCATCAGGTAAGGATCGGAAGAGTTACGCAGAATACCGTCGGAATCGAGCAGTTCAGCACGGGTTTCGATGCCCTGAAGCGCCCACTTACCTGCTGACATCCAGAAGGTCAGGTAGCTCAACATTGGATACAGGGTATCGACAAAATCGCCGCCCTCGTCACGCACGGTGAAACTACCATACGCCGGTAACTGTACGTACGGGCCGTAACCGACGCCGTAATGGCCAAGCGTACTGCCAAAGCCCTGCGGTTCTTCGCGCGCCAGTTTCGGATTCGCCATTGAAGCCACATCAATCAGGCCGCCCATCCCCAGCAAGGTATTGAGGAAGAAGCGGTTGAAGTGGATCGCCGCACGGTACGGATCGCCTTTCAGCAGGGAGTTCACCATGCTGGCCGGTTCGTCTAAGTTGCTCATAAAGTTGCTGGTGCCGTTTCGCGCCGGTTGCGGCACGTAATCACGCCATGCAACGGCGACCGGACGCAGAACGTACGGATCAACGTAGTTATAGTTGAAGTTGAACATCGTCCGGTTGAAACCTTCCAGCGGATCAGACCGTCCCTGCGGTTCACTGTCCGAGGATCCGGACGTGCCAGCACAACCGACCAGCACAACTGATGCAAACGCCAGCCCAGTCAGGCGTAAGTTCATGGATATCTCCCTGTTATTGATCTTCGGCTCTCTGATTACGGAACCTGCTGATTAATCTCAATGCTGACCTGACCGTTACCGGCAAAATCTGTCAGCGGACTGTCGCCGTACCAGTCACCGGTGGCTGGTGTTGCCAGACCATTTCGTGAAATACGAACGCGTACTTTTAATTTTTGCAGCGAAGAAAGCAAGCGTTCCGGCATCATTGCGTTGCTGTTATCGACTGTAATCGCCAGCGGGAAGCGGCTCAGCGGCAACTTTTTCACTGCAACCGGCACCGGACTGCTGCCATCTGTCACGGAGATAAAGACCGTGCCATCCTGCGGGATTTTCTTAGCTGCATCCTCTGAAAGCGAAACATTTACCGCCAGTCTGGCCTGATCGGCACCGGACTTCTGTTTCGCCTGTTCAATACTGGCCTGGACCATCTCAACGCGCTTATCACCTGCGGGAAGGATTTTCAGCATAACTTCCCACGCGCCAATCGCTTGCGAATAGTGCCCCTGTTCATATTCATTATAGGCCAGCAGGCTTAATACACGCAGGTCGCCCTGAGATTTTTCCAGCATACCGCGCAGAAGATTTCCGCCGGTAAGGTTATCCTGCGGATCCGCTGAGCGGGTTAGCACTTCGGCATAACCGAGTTTTACCGCCACATCGTCCGGTGAAAGCGAGTACGCATGAGCATAAGCCTGCGTTGCCGTCGCGCCATTATTGAGCGCCATGCCGACGCGGCCCAACATCACCCAGTCCTGCACATTTTTCGGATCGGCCTGTAAATCGGTGCGCAACCCCAGACCTAAATCTTGCACATCCATTGCCGTCAGCGGCGCGCCCTTGTCGCTGGCAATGCGCTGGCGCAGATCAGGCATACGTTCCATTACCTGATTCCACGCGCTGACCTGCCCCAGGCCACCGGCGTAGAGATAAACGCCGAGCGTGATAACCACCAGCAAAATCGCGCCAGGCACCAGCGTCCAGCGGCCAATCGGCTGCGCGGGCGCGGGCGTTTTCCCGGCCGGTATATCGGTCAGCAAGTTTTCCTGCAATTCCTGAATATGTGCCGGACGCTCATCCACCACACCCTGCGCTTCGTCTTCTTCCAGCTCACTCAGGCGGTGATGATAAAACGCCTTGTTCAGCGCATCCCGCGACGTGTGTTCGCTGCGGTCACCACGGATCACAGGTACGATAAACAGCGCCAGCGCGATAACCAGCATCACCCCAATACACAGCCAAAAAATACTCATGATCCTTTCCTGTCGCTGTCTTTAAGTAACTGCGCCAGGCGCTGTTTTTCTTGTTCTGGCATTTCTTCTGCGGCGGTTTTGGTGTTTACAGACCCCCGTCGCGAACGCATGAAAATCATCCCGCCGCCGATAATCACCACCAGCACCGGCCCCAGCCAAAGAATCAGGGTGGATGGCGTAACCGGCGGTTCGTAGGTCACGAAATTGCCGTAGCGTGCCACCATATAGGCGACGATTTGCTGGCGATTTTGCCCGTCATTGAGCAGCTGAAATACCTTAGTACGCATGTCGGCGGCGATAATTGAATCCGACGCCGCAATATTGGTGTTCTGGCATTTCGGACAACGCAGCTGCGCGGTGATGTCACGGTATGCTTGTTCCTGCTCCGGCGACTTGAACTGGTAAGTGTCGATAGCGGCAAATGCGCTGACGCTCAGCAACATGCCGAGTAATAACGCAGGCAGTGATGAAACCAGTCTCATGCGCCACCTCCGTATTTCTTGTACAGCGGTAAGACTTCGGTCTGCCAGACTTTCTCATTTAAGTCACCGGCATGGCGATAGCGAATGATGCCCTGCCCGTCGATCAGGAAGGTTTCCGGCGCACCGTACACCCCGAGATCTAACCCAAGCATGCCGTCGCCGTCGTATAAACTCAGCATGTAAGGATTGCCCAGCGTGTTCAGCCAGTTCACTGCTTTCTGGCGATCGTCTTTATAATTGAGCCCGACCACGCGCACACCTTTTGCAGCCAGGGTATTCAGATAATCATGCTCGGCGCGGCAGGTCGGGCACCACGTCGCCCAGACGTTGAGCAGCAGCGGTTTGCCATCACGGAGCACAGACTGATCGTAGGTTTTCCCGGCCTCGGCCAGTGATTCGAGTTTAAACACCGGCACCGGTTTGCCGATCAGAGCGGATTCGAGCAGCGTTGGATCGTCACCGTTGGCGTTGCCAAGCAAATTCGCCAAAAACACAGCAGCTAACGCCAGAAACAAGACTAGTGGAATAAAGAGGAGTTTACGGTTCATACTTCAGCCTCCGCTTTACCTTGTTTCTTGAGTTTTTTACTCATCCGGTAGCGCGGATCGAGAATACAGAACACGCCGCCAACCGCCATAAAGATGCCGCCCAGCCAGATCCAGCGCACGAACGGTTTGTAGTAAAGACGCACCGCCCACGAGCCGTCATCCATCTCTTCGCCCAATGCCGCATACAGGTCACGCGCCAGATTGCCGTCGATAGCCGCTTCGGTCATCATACTGCGCGCCACGCTGTAGAAGCGTTTTTCGGCATGCAGCGTGGTGATTTTTTTGCCGTTCTGCTCAACGTCGATATTGGCTTCACCACCGGTGTAGTTCGGGCCGGTAATATCGCGAACGTCACGGAAGATAAAGTGATAATCATGGATATCTACCGTATCACCGGCTTTCATACGCACATCACGCTCTACGCTGTAATTCTGGCTAAACGCGATACCGATTACCGTCACTGCCACGCCAAGATGCCCGAGCACCATGCCCCAATGGCTGCGTGACAGTTTGGTCAGGCCGCGCCAGAAAGTATGGCGATGCGTGGCACGCTCATGTAATTCCATCAGCGTCAGCACAATCACCCACACTGACATCAGCAGGCCCACAACGGTCATTCCGACAATTTTGTCCTGCAACAACCACGGCAAAGCGATCGACAGGAATAACGTCACCACCAGCGCCACGCCAAGACGTCGCCACAGCTTACTCGGCTCATCGCGACGCCAGCGCACCAGCGGACCGATACCTAGCAGCAGCGCCAGCGGTGCCATCAGCCAGGTAAACATCGTATTGAAGAAAGGTTCGCCGATGGAAATGCTGCCCATGCCCAGTTGCTTATGGATTAGCGGCAGCAGCGTACCGAGCAACACCACCAGCATCGCTGCAACCAGCAGCACGTTGTTGCTGAGCAAATAGCTTTCGCGCGAATGTAATTCGTGGCGGCTCGGCGCACGCACTGAGTTTCCTTTAATGGCGTAAAGCAGCAGCGAACCGCCGATGACGATCACTAAATACGCCAGAATAAACATGCCGCGCGCCGGATCAGAGGCAAACGAGTGAACTGACACCAGTACGCCTGAGCGCACCAGGAACGTTCCGAGCAGGCACAGCGAGAAAGCGGTGATCGCCAGCAGTACCGTCCAGGCTTTGAACGTGCCGCGTTTTTCGGTCACGGCGAGGGAGTGGATTAGCGCCGTTCCCGCCAGCCACGGCATAAAGGAGGCGTTTTCAACCGGATCCCAGAACCACCAGCCGCCCCAGCCTAATTCGTAATACGCCCATGCCGAACCGAGCACGATGCCGATGGTAAGAAATACCCACGCGGCCTGCGTCCACGGACGCGACCAGCGCGCCCATGCGGTATCGAGCCGTCCGGCCATCAGCGAGGCAATCGCAAACGCGAAGGCGACGGAGAAACCGACGTATCCCATGTACAGCAATGGCGGATGGAAAATCAGGCCAATGTCCTGCAAGACCGGGTTCAGGTCACTGCCATCAACCGGGAAATTCGGCAAAGAGCGGATAAATGGATTGGAGGTCAACAGGATAAACAGCAGAAAACCGCCGGTGATCATGCCCATTACCGCAAGCACGCGCGCGATGGCGTCCTGCGGCATCTGGCGACTGAAGAGTGCAACGGCAAGCGTCCAGCAACTCAGCAACAACACCCACAGCAGTAAGGAACCTTCGTGTGCGCCCCACGTTGCCGCCACGCGGTAATACACCGGCAAGTGAGTATTGGAATTGTTAGCTACGTAGGCGACGGTAAAATCATTCACTACAAAAGCGTGGACCAGAATAATGAACGCCAGCACGATGCAGGCGAACATGCCGTAAGCCAGCGGGCGCGCCATCGCCATCATCCGGCTGTCCTGCCTCGCGGCGCCCCACTGCGGATAAATACTCAGTAACACCGCCAGACCTAACGCCAGACAAAGTGCAAATGTTCCCAGTTCCGGCATCATGAGCGATCGTTTCCTTTATCATTGCCCACGTAGGCCGACGCCGGTCCTTTGTGGTTTTCTTTCATGGCGTCGGCAACTTCCGGCGGCACATATTTTTCATCGTGTTTCGCCAGCACCTGAATGGCGTTGACCACGTTGCCCGGCTCCATCACGCCTTGTGCTACCACGCCCTGCCCTTCACGGAACAGGTCAGGCAAAATACCGTTGTAGGTCACCGCAATCGCGCCGCGCGCATCGTAAATTTTAAAACTCACCTGCAAACTTTTCGGGTCACGTTTCACCGAACCAGGCATCACCATCCCGCCGATACGCAGCCGTTGACCGACTTCCGGCATTTCGTGGTTTTCGCCTTTGCCTTGCAGAATTTCACTCGGGGTATAGAACAAATCAATATTAGAGCGCAGCGCATACATCACCAGCGTGATGCTCAGGCCGAGACCGGCCAGAACCAGCAGCGCCAGCGTCAGGCGCTTTTTACGACGTGGATTCACAATAACTTCTCCGGGGAGGTGTCCGGTTCCAGCGCTGACGTCTGTGCGCCTTGCTGTTTTTTAGACTGAGACTGAATAATGCGTTTTTCGCGCGCCTGACGACGGCGGACTTCACCGAGGATCTGACGATGCTGCAAAAATGTGTGCGCCACCAGCGCGAGCAGCGAAATCAGGGTCGCTGCCACTGAGAGCCAGACGTAAAATGCATAGCCGCCCATCGCAAAGAAATCGTGCCAGCTTGAGAATGCAGGACTCATCCGCGGCGCTCCTTATTCAGCAGGCCAGCCACCCACGGACGCAGACGCTCCTGAATGAGGATCAGGTTACGTAAACGCATCAGTGTCAGGGTAATAAAGAAGAACAGATAACCGAAAATCGCCCAGCGTAGCGGGTAACGCATACTTGGGTCGATGGTTTGCTGCATGTTGGTCGAGCCCTGATGCAGTGTATTCCACCACTGTACGGAGTAATGAATGATGGGAATGTTTACCACGCCGACCAGCACCAGAATACCGGCTGCGCGACCGGCCAGACGGCGGTCATCAAACGCGTTATACAGTGCGATTACGCCAAGATACAGAAACAGCAACACCAGTTCGGACGTCAGACGCGCGTCCCACACCCACCAGGTTCCCCACATCGGTTTGCCCCATGCAGAGCCAGTGACAAGTGCGATAAAGGTGAACACAGCACCAACCGGAGCCATCGCGGCCACCGCCAGATCAGACATTTTCATCTGCCATATCAGGCCGATAAATGCCGCGACCGCCATCGCGCTGTAAATACCCATCGACCAGATCGCCGCCGGGACGTGGATATACATAATCCGGTAACTGTTACCCTGCTGGTAATCAGGCGGCGCGTAGCCAAATCCCCATACCCAGCCAATCAGCAGACAGGCGAGACCGAGAAGCCCGAGCCACGGAATAAACCGCCCGCAAACGTGGTAAAGCCGTTCAGGCCTTGCGAGTTGATGTAACCATTTCCACATTGTTATCGTTGCTCACTCTAAAATGTCACTGTGTGGGTTGCCGTGGAGCCTCATGGGACTCTTGCGCGGTCAGATTCAGGTCTTCCGCACTTACTTAGCAATCTCTCTATTTTTACGCATAGAGAAATGTGATGTTAGTCAAAGGTTGCGATTTTTCTTCCGTATTGTAACGGCAGGTAAAATAGTTCCGCTCCGTACGGCGAACTGACACATTTGTCAGTGGACGCTCACTCTTAACGCCGCCGCCGTGGCAAAGGGGGCTAATGTCGCACTGCCCGCCAACATCGCGCCCAGGATCGCCAGATAGCCGCCAATGGGCATCGACATCGAGGCTGCATCAATCGCGCCGGTGGCAAAAATCAGCACGGGAATATATAACGGCAGCACCAGCAGGCTCAGCAGCACGCCGCCCTTGCGCAGCCCGACGGTCAGCGCCACACCAATCGCACCAATAAAACTCAGCGTCGGCGTGCCTAACAGAATCGTCAGCGCCACGGCTTTCCACGTTTCAAAATCCAGTGAAAGCAGTAAGGCGATGAGCGGCGAGAGAACAAGCAGCGGCAAACCGGTCACCACCCAGTGAGCACACACTTTACCCAGAACCGTGAGCGCCAGCGGTGAAGGCAGTAACAGCAGTTGCTCGAGCGTGCCGTCGAGATAGTCATCGCGAAACAACCTTTCCAGCGCCAGCAGCGAAGACAACAGCGCGGCAACCCAGACAATCCCCGGTGCAATGCGTGCCAGTAATTTAGGTTCCGGGCCAATACCTAACGGAAACAGGGTAATGACAATCAGGAAAAACCACAGCGGGTTAATAATTTCGGCGCTTTTGCGGAAGGCGATTTTCAGTTCGCGCCGCAGAACTTTAGTAAACATTCCGTCTCTTTCCTTCGTGCGTCACGCCAGCGTTTCGCTGGTCAGACGGAGTTTTCTCACGTCGTGGTTAACGCCCTGCAAATCCTGATGCGTGGTCAGCAGCACCATACCGCCCTTCTGCGAATGCTGTTCAAAGAGCGCGATCAAGGTTGCCACGCCTTCTTTATCTATCGCGGTCAGCGGTTCGTCGAGGATCCACAGCGGCGCATCGCTCAACCACAACCGCGCCAGTGCCACCCTGCGCTGCTGCCCGGCGGACATCTGCGCGACAGTGACATCCTCATACCCCAGCAATCCGACATGTTCCAGCGCCTGATAGATAGCATTGCCATCATTTTTGCGGTTCGCAGACTGGCAGTTCACCGACTGATAGAAGGCAAGGTTTTCAAACGCAGTAAGCACTGACTTTACGCCGGGCTGGTGTCCGAGATACAGAAGCTGCTGATGAAATACGTCTCGCTGGCGGCGGGTGCTCACGCCCTGCCAGCGAACGTCGCCAGCGTCAGGTGAGGAAAGCCCGGCGAGAATGCGCAGTAAGCTGGTTTTACCGGCCCCGTTGCGGCCCTCAATCTGCACCATTTCACCCGGTTCGATGGTGAAACTTAAGCCACTGAACAAGGTTCGCTCATCGCGAACGCAACTCAGATTTAGGGCTTCAAACATGAGGATGTCTCTTATTTTTCACAAGTGCGCATCATATCACAGGCGTCAGAGGCGACGCAGCGCAAGGTGCCACAGTTTACATGGCTGAAATCCCTGAAATCCAGCATACATTCCACAAAATGACCCATAAGGTTCATGGGTTAATGATTTGTAACTTTTCCGTATACCTCTTCATAAATCCCACGCCTCGCCTATGCTTATCCGTGAACACTTTAAAAGCCGCCTTGCGGCACACCGAAGGAATACCCATGCACGAAGAAATGAAAAAGCAGGATACCAGCGACGTCGACAGCGACGAGCATTCACAGGGCAAAGAGATCGAGACCGGCGAGGAGAATTTACCCTCCAAAGCCGCGGCGGTACATGAAGTTATCCGCATGGAAGGCGAGAAGGAGCTTGAGCGCGACGGACAGGCCTTGCTGTGGTCGGCCATCGCCGCCGGGCTTTCGATCAGCGCATCATTGATGGCCAAAGGCATCCTGCACGCCCGTCTGCCCGACACGCCGGAACGATTTTTCATCGAGAACATCGGTTATACCGTTGGGTTCATAATTGTCATTATGGCGCGCCAGCAACTGTTTACCGAAAACACCGTCACCGCCGTACTGCCGGTGATGCAGAAACTGACCGGTAAAAATATCGCGCTTCTCCTGCGGTTGTGGGGGTTGGTGCTAGGCGGGAACATCATCGGCTGCGGCATTGCGGCGTTGGCGTTCCATCTGGTGCCCTTCTTCGATAAGGACACCGACGAAGCATTTCGCACCATCAGCATGGAGATCATGGAGAAAGGGCCGGGAGCGATGTTCGTCGGCGGCATGGTTTCCGGGTGGCTCATCGCCACAATGGTCTGGATGATCCCCTCTGCCGGCACGGCCAAACTGTGGGTAATTATGCTGATGACGTACATGGTGGCGATCGGTGACCTGACGCACATCGTGGTCGGCTCGGTGGAAGTCCTGTATCTGGTCTTCTCCGGCGCGATCCCCTGGTATGAATTCATCTGGCCATTCGCCCTGCCAACGCTGGCGGGCAACATCGCCGGCGGGACCTTCATCTTCGCGCTGATAAGCCACGCGCAGATCCGCAACGACATGAGCAACCAGAAGAAAGCCAAAGCCAAAAAGGCGGAACAGGAAGCCGCAAAGAAAGAGGCCGCGAAGCCTTAAAAACCAGCAAAAGGGACAGACTGGCGAGGAAACGACCAAACGGCAGGCTAACGCCTTATTATTGAGAGAAAAACGAGTATACTACGCGGGCGCTTTCCACAGGCGCCCGTGTCTCCTTAGTTAAACGGATATAACAAGCCCCTCCTAAGGGCTAGTTACAGGTTCGATTCCTGTAGGGGACACCATTAAGTCATTTCACGCCACTTCAAAAACCCAGCAATACCAAGCCTCTCAGCAAACTTAAGTTTTAAATAGCTTTCATATCTCTTCATGACATCACAGCATCATTGCGCGAACGCTTAGCAAAATTTTATAGACTTAGTCCCATCATTCCCCACGCATCTTTCCAGTCAGTGATGCGTTTTACTGAAATAGCATGATGAGTCGACTCATCATTTTGCGCACGGTGTCCACCGTGTTTCTCCAGATAATCCCTATATGCCTCATAAATATCATTCCTGATCCAAGATAATGGCGTGATATAGAAACTATTCGGTTTTCGACCAAGATCGATAAATACCCAAAACTCATTGTCATTTTTATCAAGGGTACAATGGGCAGCATAGTTTGTTGAGGTTTGCCAGGTCCCTGAAGTTTTCGCTCTGGTTGTGACTTTATACGTTTTACCACTTGGGGCATCAAATGTGATGAATGATCTGTTGCCTTTTTTCTGGACGATGGCATTTCTGGCCCCAAAGCTCGTTAGTTTCTGCAATACCCTTAACTGCCCTAATTCTGCTGTAGTCATACTTCCCCCAGATCGATTTAAACATTTTCATCAACCACTGCAAATTTGAGGTGATGAAATAGTTCCATGAAAGGTAGCAAAACAACGCCCGATACCTATTAAAAAAAGCATCAAAAGGAACGCGGTGAAATCGACCAAATAGTTTGCTGCCAGGTTAAACGCTGTTGCAGTTGTGGGATGAACTCATTAAGCCAAAACAGGGAAGCAACAAAACCTGAAGATCCACCACCACGACTGAATCGCTCAACGTAAAAGTCGTTGCCGCCCACCCGATTGATTAACGACTTCCCAGTCAGTGACTGAAATGCTGCCTGTACCAACGGGAAAAATATCAGCCTGAAAAAATCCGGTTCAATCTCCAACGAAAAACTACTAGAAACGGAAAAGCGAACAGAATCGACAGTGAATATTGCTTCCCCGTCAACGCAAAAAAGAGATGACTTAGCCTGGTATCCAGTTCGTTAAGGTCATCAGGACATTGCTCGACACCGGAAGCCGCAATCATTTTATCGACCAAAATTAGGTAGCCATCATAATCAGTTCACAATTGCCGCTCAGTGGAGACCACTTTTCTGAGAATTTGTGCGATGGCCAATTTTTGCGGGAACAGACATCATTCCAGCCTCTCTTACTATACCCGTTCAGTATCCCAGCATAAAAAAATACGTTTAAGCCTATCAACAGTATGTCGCCATTTTGGCGTAGTAGGTTTGCAGACGGTGTTTTGGTTACCGAAGAATCCAACCTCATTCACCGCTTCATGTTCGCTGCGGGTTTCAAGCCATTTCACCGGGACAAAATACTCTGATTTATCGGGATCATCGGCATTCTGGCGATACAGTTCGCCATGCTTAAGCACGTCAATCGCGAGTTTTTCGCCGTCTTCAGTGTTGAGCGTAAAACTATTGGCAGGTTCAACGGCGCTCTGCACAATGCCGACGCCTACATAACCCGTTGCCGGGATTTTTACCCAAACACGATCACCCGGCTGAAGCTGTTTTAAGGTCTGGCTGTACCAGCTTCCGCCACCCGCGCTGATAAACCCATAGCGGCGGGCCTCTTCCCAGTTACGGCTGTTTGGGTCACCAAACGAAACATAGAACTCACCATTCCAGGGCTCCTTCACTTTGGCACTTGCCCCAGCAGTAGCTTGTACGGCGTTGGTTTGCGTTTCGCTTGGGTCAATAAGCCAGGCACGGCTTAGGAACTGTTCTTCGCCGTGCTGGAACACCTTAAAGAACAGAACGTTAATAGAGATACCATTCTTACTGAGATAATCCACGATGCGTTCAGTCGACGGATCCAGCTCGGCAGCCACAATGATGATTTGGTGCGACTGGTTGATGGACTCTTCTTCCAGCTCGGTATTGAAACGTTGCTTAAACGCTTCGCCCAGATTGCCGCCACCGGAGAATTTCTCATAAATCTGTGACAAACGGTCTGCTGTTAAATCATCCACCCACGAAGCGTAATCCAGCGCCTGCGCCACCACTTCACGCGGTGTACGGTCGCGTT comes from the Enterobacteriaceae bacterium Kacie_13 genome and includes:
- a CDS encoding DUF406 family protein; translated protein: MSDVTMSSKSTQPLHSINKCGAEETAACCCVDVGTIMDNTDCTATYSHVFETEAQAKEMLQALTERARGVESEPCEITSRMEKVEGGVELNIDFTFSCQAETMIFQLALR
- the fadL gene encoding long-chain fatty acid transporter FadL; amino-acid sequence: MNQKNLLKKSALAAAVAIVSSNVYAAGFQLNEYTAAGLGRSFSGEGAIADTAASGSRNPATMTMFDRPAFSIGAVYVDPDVSVTGKSPVTGASTDAGNIAPNQWVPNIHFIMPLNDQWALGASATSNYGLATEFNDNYPAGPIGGETDLMTINNNISAAYRFNEHFSFGVGFDAVYAKAKIRRTAGELAPLKTGGLIAEDTEAAKLKGNEWGYGWNAGILYEVDENNRYGFTYRSEVKIDFDGEYRNGIPQQLGGTGGHTVPGSLTLNLPEMWEVSGYNRVAPKWAVHYSLAYTSWSQFQELKATGSNGQTLFQKDEGYHDAYRIALGTTYYYDENWTFRTGVAFDDSPVPADNRTISIPDQDRFWVSAGTTYAFNKDASVDVGVSYMHGQTVNISEQVAAGAPKYEFQAKGTAMLYGANFNYSF
- the mlaA gene encoding phospholipid-binding lipoprotein MlaA; the encoded protein is MNLRLTGLAFASVVLVGCAGTSGSSDSEPQGRSDPLEGFNRTMFNFNYNYVDPYVLRPVAVAWRDYVPQPARNGTSNFMSNLDEPASMVNSLLKGDPYRAAIHFNRFFLNTLLGMGGLIDVASMANPKLAREEPQGFGSTLGHYGVGYGPYVQLPAYGSFTVRDEGGDFVDTLYPMLSYLTFWMSAGKWALQGIETRAELLDSDGILRNSSDPYLMVREAYFQRHDFLAKGGQLTPQVNPNAALIQGDLKDIDSE
- the ccmI gene encoding c-type cytochrome biogenesis protein CcmI: MSIFWLCIGVMLVIALALFIVPVIRGDRSEHTSRDALNKAFYHHRLSELEEDEAQGVVDERPAHIQELQENLLTDIPAGKTPAPAQPIGRWTLVPGAILLVVITLGVYLYAGGLGQVSAWNQVMERMPDLRQRIASDKGAPLTAMDVQDLGLGLRTDLQADPKNVQDWVMLGRVGMALNNGATATQAYAHAYSLSPDDVAVKLGYAEVLTRSADPQDNLTGGNLLRGMLEKSQGDLRVLSLLAYNEYEQGHYSQAIGAWEVMLKILPAGDKRVEMVQASIEQAKQKSGADQARLAVNVSLSEDAAKKIPQDGTVFISVTDGSSPVPVAVKKLPLSRFPLAITVDNSNAMMPERLLSSLQKLKVRVRISRNGLATPATGDWYGDSPLTDFAGNGQVSIEINQQVP
- a CDS encoding cytochrome c-type biogenesis protein CcmH; the protein is MRLVSSLPALLLGMLLSVSAFAAIDTYQFKSPEQEQAYRDITAQLRCPKCQNTNIAASDSIIAADMRTKVFQLLNDGQNRQQIVAYMVARYGNFVTYEPPVTPSTLILWLGPVLVVIIGGGMIFMRSRRGSVNTKTAAEEMPEQEKQRLAQLLKDSDRKGS
- a CDS encoding DsbE family thiol:disulfide interchange protein, with product MNRKLLFIPLVLFLALAAVFLANLLGNANGDDPTLLESALIGKPVPVFKLESLAEAGKTYDQSVLRDGKPLLLNVWATWCPTCRAEHDYLNTLAAKGVRVVGLNYKDDRQKAVNWLNTLGNPYMLSLYDGDGMLGLDLGVYGAPETFLIDGQGIIRYRHAGDLNEKVWQTEVLPLYKKYGGGA